One window from the genome of Myxocyprinus asiaticus isolate MX2 ecotype Aquarium Trade chromosome 30, UBuf_Myxa_2, whole genome shotgun sequence encodes:
- the LOC127420766 gene encoding uncharacterized protein LOC127420766: MKQLTNYRTPTPNPVVDQQLADDLNVFYCRFERPNLTPHTHSDLHVTQTPTPPVTPLLPPPATQPALQICEDDVSRVFRKQKTRKASGPDGVSPACLRSCANQLAPIFTQIFNRSLEQCEVPCCFKRYIIIPVPKKPKKKITGLNDYRPVALTSVVMKSFERLVMAHLKNITGPFLDPLQFAYRANRSVDNAVNMGLHHILQHLDRPGTYARILFRGLQLGFQHHHPSYTPE, encoded by the coding sequence atgaaacaactcacaaattacaggactcctacccccaaccctgtggtggaccaacaactggctgacgacctgaatgtgttctactgcagatttgaaaggcccaatctcacaccccacacccattctgaccttcacgtcacacaaacaccaacacctcctgtaacccccctcctcccccctcctgctactcaacctgcacttcagatctgtgaagatgatgtgagccgcgtctttcggaaacaaaagacgaggaaagcttcaggcccagatggcgtctcaccagcgtgtcttcgatcctgtgctaaccagctggcccccatcttcacacagatcttcaacagatcactggagcagtgtgaagtcccatgctgcttcaaacgctatatcattattcctgtcccaaagaaaccaaaaaaaaaaatcacaggacttaatgactacagacctgtcgccctgacgtctgtggtcatgaaatcatttgagagactggtgatggcccacctgaagaacatcactggaccctttctagatccccttcaatttgcttatcgagcaaacaggtctgtggataatgcagtcaacatgggattgcatcatatcctgcaacatctggacagaccagggacatatgcaaggatcctttttcgTGGACTTCAGttaggctttcaacaccatcatcccagctatactccagaatag